The proteins below are encoded in one region of Aequorivita iocasae:
- the rodA gene encoding rod shape-determining protein RodA: MAGGRTYVRFDWLMIFMYIALVIMGWVNIYSASLSDTAKGFWDFDQIYARQFMFIGFSILLIIFLLAIESKFYEKFASVFYIISLVSLLGLFVFGKNISGATSWYAFGSFSLQPSEFAKAATALALAKYVSDIQTNMQELKHQIAAFTIIALPAVLIVPQPDPGSALIYAAFVFTLYREGLHGVYLLLGLFAVMLFVSTLAFGAVWVAVAILIIGGIIFFRNRKKRPSIIKYALIAVGCIAFAFSVSYIFNNVFEQRHRDRFNIVLGKEVDARGIGYNTHQSEIAIANGGWLGKGWTQGTQTKGNFVPEQHTDYIFSTVGEEWGFVGSMLVVLLFVGLILRIIFKAEKQKSQFGRVYGYSVAAILFFHFFVNVGMVTGIFPTVGIPLPFFSYGGSALWGFTILLFIFVKLDGANYSFS; this comes from the coding sequence ATGGCAGGAGGCAGAACTTATGTACGCTTTGATTGGCTGATGATTTTTATGTACATCGCCCTTGTAATTATGGGGTGGGTCAACATCTACTCAGCATCCTTGAGTGACACTGCAAAAGGCTTTTGGGATTTTGACCAAATCTACGCCCGACAATTTATGTTTATTGGGTTTAGCATACTTCTGATTATATTTTTGCTTGCCATAGAATCAAAGTTTTACGAAAAATTCGCAAGTGTTTTTTATATCATTTCATTAGTTTCTTTGTTGGGACTTTTTGTTTTCGGAAAAAATATTTCGGGTGCAACCTCATGGTATGCCTTTGGTAGTTTCAGTCTTCAACCCAGTGAATTTGCAAAAGCCGCAACTGCTTTGGCACTCGCAAAATATGTGAGTGACATTCAAACAAATATGCAGGAGCTGAAGCACCAAATTGCAGCTTTCACCATTATAGCCTTGCCTGCCGTTTTGATTGTTCCGCAACCAGATCCGGGCAGCGCCCTGATTTATGCTGCGTTTGTCTTTACACTTTATAGAGAAGGATTGCACGGGGTTTACCTTTTGTTAGGCTTATTTGCTGTCATGCTTTTTGTTTCTACACTTGCCTTTGGCGCGGTTTGGGTTGCAGTTGCAATTTTAATTATTGGCGGAATCATTTTTTTCAGAAATAGAAAAAAGCGCCCCAGTATTATAAAATATGCCTTAATTGCCGTGGGATGTATTGCCTTTGCTTTTTCGGTGAGTTATATTTTCAACAATGTTTTTGAACAACGCCACCGCGACCGATTCAACATTGTTTTGGGAAAAGAAGTGGATGCCCGCGGAATAGGCTACAACACCCACCAAAGTGAAATTGCGATAGCAAATGGTGGCTGGCTTGGTAAGGGCTGGACACAAGGCACGCAAACCAAAGGAAACTTTGTCCCCGAACAACACACCGATTATATTTTCAGCACCGTGGGCGAGGAATGGGGCTTTGTAGGAAGCATGCTTGTAGTTCTCCTTTTTGTAGGACTTATATTGCGGATTATTTTTAAAGCCGAAAAACAGAAATCGCAGTTTGGAAGGGTGTATGGGTATAGCGTTGCAGCAATACTATTTTTTCATTTCTTTGTGAATGTAGGGATGGTTACAGGTATTTTTCCCACGGTGGGAATTCCTTTACCTTTCTTTAGTTATGGCGGTTCGGCACTCTGGGGCTTTACTATTTTGCTCTTTATTTTTGTAAAGTTGGATGGGGCGAATTATAGTTTTTCTTGA
- a CDS encoding DNA/RNA non-specific endonuclease produces the protein MNRKYIYPLVIIIVTVALYYADDFLWEENISTSEISKTTNNTSEEFDDSFLPTSTTGAVVKHNYFTLSYSEENEEAEWVAYELKKSDLTKNEFERPYFIEDKSVKTNSADWRNYKNSGYDRGHLCPAGDRRMSFEAYNETFLTSNISPQDHDFNAGIWNRLEQKVRYWAEKYDGVYIVTGGVLKGNLKTIGYENVSVPTEFYKIVVDASDGNYKAIAFLIPNKSSSESFYKYAVSIDEIEARTGIDFFPQLPDSIENKLESMIDLKSWGRK, from the coding sequence ATGAACCGAAAATACATTTACCCTTTAGTAATTATCATCGTAACCGTTGCATTGTATTATGCAGACGACTTTTTGTGGGAAGAAAACATTTCCACTTCAGAAATTTCAAAAACTACAAATAATACCTCTGAAGAATTTGATGACTCGTTTCTTCCTACTTCAACCACGGGAGCCGTTGTAAAACACAACTATTTCACACTATCCTATTCCGAAGAAAATGAAGAGGCAGAGTGGGTGGCGTACGAATTGAAAAAAAGCGATTTGACTAAGAATGAATTTGAGAGGCCTTATTTTATTGAAGATAAAAGTGTAAAAACAAATTCTGCAGATTGGCGCAATTATAAAAACTCTGGTTACGATCGTGGCCATCTTTGCCCCGCTGGCGACAGGAGGATGTCTTTTGAAGCTTATAATGAAACGTTTTTAACCAGTAATATAAGTCCGCAGGATCACGATTTTAATGCGGGAATCTGGAACCGACTGGAGCAGAAAGTTCGCTATTGGGCAGAAAAATATGATGGTGTTTATATAGTTACGGGCGGAGTTTTAAAAGGAAATTTGAAAACCATCGGCTATGAAAATGTATCGGTTCCCACTGAATTTTATAAAATAGTGGTGGATGCTTCTGATGGAAATTATAAAGCAATTGCTTTTTTGATTCCGAATAAATCTTCAAGCGAATCTTTTTACAAATATGCAGTTTCCATTGATGAAATTGAAGCGAGAACCGGAATCGATTTTTTTCCGCAACTGCCAGATTCCATAGAAAATAAGTTGGAATCAATGATAGATCTGAAAAGTTGGGGGAGAAAGTAA
- a CDS encoding ABC transporter permease yields the protein MKNTTSLTKIALRKFKKNFWGVFSLCFLSLCVLVAIFAYALAPDNSQNANQMHLSIHSKNPGFSVQMLTIPAKVEAQQELSVFFFGKKNADTEVPISKYRLNNNSIEITEYTPDGTEGLQKNFALSLFPDVTSAGEIPNKYISEKKFLLGTDKYGRDLLSRMLIGIRISLAIGFVAVFISLVIGITLGAIAGYFGGKIDAAIMWLINVTWSIPTLLLVIAITLALGKGFWQVFIAVGLTMWVEVARVVRGQIMGVKQMQYVTAARALGFNDLRIIIKHILPNSMAPVIIISAANFAGAILIESGLSFLGIGAQPPMPSWGGIIKDHYAYIILGKPYLALIPGLAIMSLVTAFMLIGNALRDAMDVRNA from the coding sequence GTGAAAAACACTACTTCATTAACTAAGATAGCGCTCCGAAAGTTCAAGAAAAACTTTTGGGGCGTTTTCAGTTTGTGCTTTTTGTCACTTTGTGTTTTGGTGGCGATTTTTGCGTATGCCTTGGCTCCAGATAATTCGCAGAATGCAAACCAGATGCATCTTTCCATTCATTCCAAGAACCCGGGATTCTCTGTACAAATGCTTACAATTCCTGCAAAAGTGGAAGCGCAGCAGGAGCTATCGGTTTTCTTTTTCGGAAAGAAAAATGCGGACACTGAGGTTCCAATTTCAAAATACAGACTAAATAATAATTCCATTGAAATTACAGAATATACCCCCGATGGCACAGAGGGCTTGCAAAAGAATTTTGCGCTTTCGCTTTTTCCAGATGTAACTTCAGCGGGGGAGATTCCCAACAAATATATTTCTGAAAAAAAGTTCCTTCTCGGCACCGATAAGTACGGTCGCGACCTTTTGAGCCGAATGTTGATAGGGATCCGAATTTCATTGGCTATCGGGTTTGTTGCGGTTTTTATTTCGTTGGTAATAGGAATCACTCTCGGAGCTATTGCGGGTTACTTTGGCGGAAAGATAGACGCAGCTATCATGTGGCTTATTAATGTTACTTGGTCGATCCCTACGCTATTATTGGTAATCGCTATCACCTTAGCGCTCGGAAAAGGGTTTTGGCAGGTTTTTATTGCAGTTGGTTTAACAATGTGGGTAGAAGTTGCTCGTGTGGTCCGCGGGCAGATAATGGGCGTAAAACAGATGCAGTACGTTACCGCCGCCCGAGCTTTGGGCTTTAATGATCTCAGAATAATTATAAAACATATATTGCCAAATAGTATGGCGCCGGTTATCATTATTTCAGCTGCCAATTTTGCGGGAGCCATACTCATTGAAAGCGGCCTTTCCTTTCTCGGAATTGGAGCCCAACCGCCTATGCCAAGCTGGGGCGGGATTATTAAAGATCATTATGCATATATCATTTTGGGGAAACCTTACTTGGCTCTAATTCCCGGTTTGGCGATTATGAGTTTGGTTACCGCTTTTATGTTGATTGGCAATGCACTTCGGGACGCAATGGATGTTCGGAATGCTTAA
- a CDS encoding carboxy terminal-processing peptidase codes for MKKNFKVLFLAVFVSVASCSFTTKEFNDPDKDKLLIDLITYVLQKGHYDPKDINDEFSAEVYKDFINGLDPLKRYFLASDIEEFSKYKTEIDDQLKNKDLSFFDLVYERFNERMEDVKKIYPEVLDKPFDFSLNETINVDYDNLTYANSIKELKARWKQQLKFTTLSSYYDLVEDQKNREKGITSSTEKKDEMDTSEVSNTAKSASADEPFERKSMAELEEKARETTKSSLDEYFDFTKDLERKDYFSIYLNTIVEEFDPHTNYFAPPDKDRFDLRMSGKLEGIGARLQKKNDYITIIEIISGGPAWRSEKVEVGDVILKVKQEDEKDAVSIVGMRIDDAVKLIKGPKGTKVTLTIKNVDGTISDKVITRDVVELEETYAKSSLIDKGDRKFGLINLPQFYFDMENYKERNAATDVKKEILRLKEQGMEGLVLDLRDNGGGSLRTAVDIAGLFIKKGPVVQVASNGNKEVLEDKDSEIVWDGPLVILVNELSASASEILAAAMQDYKRAIIIGSKQTYGKGTVQNVIDLNQWLRKNDLGDLGALKITSQKFYRVNGGSTQLEGVKSDVVMPDRYSYIDVGERDYDNPLPYDKIDAAKYDVWDGYIDYDETIQKSKERMAQNDQLKLIDEDARWIKARRDEKEVNLNFETYSAEIEQRKQETKRFDAIDEYDNQLTFESLPYETALMKKDTTLSEKRKRWHKNLSKDMYIEEAVHVLEDLKLNNIKAGKVADIKN; via the coding sequence ATGAAAAAGAATTTTAAAGTTTTGTTTTTGGCGGTTTTCGTTTCTGTGGCTTCCTGCAGTTTTACGACCAAGGAGTTTAACGATCCCGATAAGGATAAACTACTTATAGACCTTATTACTTATGTCCTTCAAAAAGGGCATTACGACCCTAAAGATATCAATGACGAATTTTCAGCAGAAGTCTATAAAGATTTCATCAACGGACTCGACCCGTTAAAGAGATATTTCCTGGCTTCAGATATTGAGGAATTCAGCAAATATAAAACAGAAATAGACGATCAACTCAAGAATAAGGATTTGTCGTTTTTTGATTTGGTTTATGAGCGTTTCAATGAAAGAATGGAAGATGTAAAGAAAATTTATCCGGAAGTGCTCGATAAACCATTCGATTTTTCTTTAAATGAAACCATAAATGTTGATTATGATAATCTTACGTATGCAAATTCTATAAAAGAATTAAAAGCACGCTGGAAACAGCAGTTGAAATTTACGACACTTTCTTCATATTATGATTTGGTGGAAGATCAAAAGAATCGCGAAAAGGGAATTACTTCGTCTACCGAAAAAAAGGATGAAATGGATACTTCCGAAGTTTCAAATACTGCAAAAAGTGCCTCAGCAGATGAGCCTTTTGAGCGAAAATCAATGGCAGAGCTTGAAGAGAAAGCTCGCGAGACAACCAAAAGTTCACTGGATGAATATTTTGATTTTACTAAAGATTTGGAACGCAAGGACTATTTTTCAATCTATTTAAATACTATAGTTGAAGAGTTTGATCCGCACACCAATTATTTTGCGCCGCCCGATAAAGACAGGTTCGATCTTCGTATGTCTGGAAAGTTGGAAGGTATTGGGGCTAGGCTTCAAAAAAAGAACGATTACATCACTATTATTGAAATCATAAGTGGTGGCCCAGCCTGGCGCAGTGAGAAAGTAGAAGTAGGCGATGTAATTTTAAAAGTGAAACAAGAAGATGAAAAAGATGCGGTCAGCATTGTGGGCATGCGCATTGACGATGCCGTAAAATTAATCAAAGGACCAAAAGGCACCAAGGTTACACTTACCATTAAAAACGTGGACGGAACTATTTCTGATAAAGTGATTACCCGCGATGTAGTTGAACTTGAAGAAACCTACGCAAAATCGTCGTTGATTGATAAAGGCGATCGCAAATTCGGGCTTATCAACCTACCGCAGTTCTACTTTGATATGGAAAACTACAAAGAACGCAATGCTGCAACCGACGTTAAAAAGGAAATTCTTCGTTTGAAAGAACAAGGAATGGAAGGTTTGGTTTTGGACCTTCGCGACAATGGTGGAGGATCTTTGCGCACAGCGGTTGATATTGCTGGGCTTTTCATCAAAAAAGGACCCGTAGTGCAAGTAGCTTCAAACGGAAATAAGGAAGTGCTTGAGGATAAAGATAGCGAGATTGTTTGGGACGGACCGTTGGTGATTTTGGTGAACGAACTTTCTGCTTCGGCTTCCGAAATTCTTGCTGCAGCCATGCAGGATTACAAACGCGCCATCATTATAGGAAGCAAGCAAACCTATGGTAAGGGTACGGTTCAAAACGTAATTGATTTGAACCAATGGCTTCGTAAAAATGATTTGGGCGATTTGGGTGCCTTGAAAATCACTTCTCAGAAATTTTATCGTGTAAACGGAGGTTCCACCCAACTGGAGGGTGTTAAGAGCGATGTGGTTATGCCAGACCGCTACAGCTATATAGATGTAGGCGAGAGAGATTATGACAATCCCCTTCCTTATGATAAAATTGATGCCGCAAAATATGATGTTTGGGATGGTTATATAGATTATGATGAAACCATCCAAAAAAGTAAAGAACGAATGGCACAAAACGATCAGTTGAAGTTGATTGATGAAGATGCGCGATGGATTAAGGCCCGTAGGGATGAAAAAGAAGTAAATTTAAATTTTGAAACTTACAGTGCCGAAATCGAGCAACGCAAGCAGGAGACAAAACGTTTTGATGCCATTGATGAATATGACAACCAGCTCACTTTTGAATCCTTACCCTATGAAACCGCATTGATGAAGAAGGATACCACACTTTCTGAAAAACGTAAAAGATGGCATAAAAATCTAAGTAAGGATATGTATATTGAAGAAGCAGTCCATGTGCTTGAAGATTTAAAACTCAACAACATCAAGGCCGGAAAAGTTGCAGATATTAAAAACTAG
- the surE gene encoding 5'/3'-nucleotidase SurE, with amino-acid sequence MSKKRPLILVTNDDGINAPGIRTLIDVMNTLGDVMVVAPDSPQSGMGHAITINDTLYCNSINVVNGDPHKEYSCSGTPVDCVKIAVNEILKRKPDLCVSGINHGSNSSINVIYSGTMSAAVEAGTLGIPSIGFSLLDYSMEADFGPAKKFVKAIAQQTIKNGLPKGVVLNVNIPKLNASEIKGIKVCRQANAHWEEKFDKRTNPLGRDYYWLTGEFVNEDKGEDTDEWALHNGFVSVVPVQFDLTAHHAMKELNTWDF; translated from the coding sequence ATGTCCAAAAAAAGACCACTGATATTAGTAACCAATGACGATGGCATCAACGCGCCTGGTATCCGTACCTTAATTGATGTAATGAATACATTGGGAGACGTTATGGTAGTTGCACCAGATTCGCCCCAAAGCGGAATGGGTCACGCCATAACTATTAACGATACATTGTACTGCAATAGTATAAACGTAGTGAATGGTGATCCACACAAAGAGTACAGTTGCAGCGGAACGCCCGTAGACTGTGTAAAAATAGCTGTGAACGAAATTTTAAAACGAAAGCCCGATCTTTGTGTTAGCGGTATAAACCACGGAAGTAATTCATCCATCAACGTAATTTACAGCGGAACAATGAGTGCCGCTGTGGAAGCGGGAACGCTGGGTATTCCATCCATCGGGTTTTCACTTTTGGATTATTCAATGGAGGCAGATTTCGGACCCGCAAAAAAGTTTGTAAAAGCCATTGCTCAGCAAACCATAAAAAATGGCCTGCCAAAGGGCGTGGTGCTTAATGTGAACATCCCAAAATTAAATGCTTCAGAAATTAAGGGTATTAAAGTGTGCCGCCAAGCCAACGCCCATTGGGAAGAAAAATTTGATAAAAGAACCAATCCACTGGGTCGTGATTATTATTGGCTAACTGGCGAATTTGTAAACGAGGACAAAGGTGAAGATACCGATGAATGGGCGCTCCACAATGGTTTTGTGTCCGTGGTTCCGGTACAGTTTGACCTAACGGCACACCACGCGATGAAAGAACTTAATACCTGGGATTTCTAA
- the coaD gene encoding pantetheine-phosphate adenylyltransferase has product MKRAVFPGTFDPITLGHVDIIKRALPLFDELIIAIGVNADKKTMFSLEERIQFIKNTFGDNSKIKVKSYTGLTANFCKNEKAQFIVRGLRNSIDFAYEQSIAQANAKVNGVDSIFLICSPEFSHISSSIVRDIARHGGDYQDLIP; this is encoded by the coding sequence ATGAAGCGCGCAGTTTTTCCCGGAACTTTTGACCCCATAACCCTTGGGCACGTAGATATTATAAAACGTGCGCTGCCGCTTTTTGATGAATTGATTATTGCCATTGGCGTGAATGCCGATAAAAAAACCATGTTTTCCTTGGAAGAGCGAATCCAATTTATAAAAAACACGTTTGGTGATAATTCCAAAATTAAAGTAAAAAGTTATACAGGACTTACGGCAAATTTCTGCAAAAATGAAAAAGCACAATTTATTGTTCGTGGGCTTCGCAACAGTATCGACTTTGCCTATGAACAGTCTATCGCACAAGCCAATGCAAAGGTTAACGGAGTAGATAGTATCTTTTTAATCTGCAGCCCGGAGTTTTCACATATTTCTTCTTCAATTGTTAGGGATATCGCAAGGCATGGGGGTGATTATCAAGACTTAATACCCTAA
- the rpsT gene encoding 30S ribosomal protein S20: protein MANHKSALKRIRSNEAKRLRNRYQHKTARNAMKKFQELSDKKEAEAMFPSVVSMIDKLAKKNIIHSNKASNLKSNMAKHVAAL from the coding sequence ATGGCAAATCACAAGTCAGCATTAAAGAGAATAAGAAGCAACGAGGCAAAGCGCTTGCGTAACCGTTACCAGCACAAAACTGCCCGTAACGCCATGAAGAAGTTTCAAGAGCTTTCTGATAAGAAAGAAGCTGAGGCTATGTTTCCAAGCGTTGTTTCTATGATCGACAAATTGGCGAAGAAAAATATTATTCATTCGAATAAAGCTTCCAATTTAAAATCGAACATGGCTAAGCACGTAGCTGCACTATAA
- the proS gene encoding proline--tRNA ligase has translation MAKNLTTRAEDYSKWYNELVIKADLAENSGVRGCMVIKPYGYAIWERMQAELDRMFKETGHQNAYFPLFIPKSYFSKEASHVDGFAKECAVVTHYRLKNAEDGSGIIVDPDAKLEEELIVRPTSETIIWDTYRKWIQSYRDLPLLINQWANVVRWEMRTRLFLRTAEFLWQEGHTAHATKDEAIAEAEQMMNVYAEFAENYMAIPVVKGTKTESERFAGALETYCIEALMQDGKALQAGTSHFLGQNFAKAFDVKFAAQDGSLDYVWATSWGVSTRLMGALVMTHSDDNGLVLPPNLAPDQVVIVPIYRKDEEFDAVNEVALDLMKKLRSKGIRVKYDNRDTHKPGWKFNEYELKGVPVRIAIGPKDVEKGTVELARRDTLQKEFIANENVVDKVISLMDEIQENLFQKAASYRTEHTTEVASYEEFKSVLNEKGGFVLAHWDGTSETEERIKNETKATIRCIPLEGDSTSGTCIVTGKPSERKVLFAKAY, from the coding sequence ATGGCAAAGAATTTAACAACAAGAGCAGAAGATTATTCCAAGTGGTACAATGAGCTGGTAATCAAGGCAGACCTTGCCGAAAACTCAGGAGTTCGTGGTTGTATGGTTATAAAACCTTACGGATATGCCATTTGGGAGCGTATGCAGGCAGAATTGGATAGAATGTTTAAGGAAACTGGCCATCAAAATGCTTATTTCCCACTCTTTATTCCAAAATCATACTTCAGTAAGGAAGCGAGCCATGTGGATGGTTTTGCAAAGGAATGTGCCGTTGTTACTCACTATAGATTAAAAAATGCCGAAGATGGAAGTGGGATAATTGTTGATCCTGACGCAAAACTGGAAGAAGAACTTATTGTGCGTCCCACTTCAGAAACAATTATTTGGGATACCTACCGAAAATGGATACAGTCTTATCGAGATTTACCGCTTTTAATAAACCAATGGGCAAACGTAGTGCGTTGGGAAATGCGTACGCGTCTGTTTTTACGCACCGCAGAATTTCTTTGGCAGGAAGGCCACACTGCGCACGCCACCAAAGATGAAGCCATAGCCGAAGCGGAACAAATGATGAATGTGTATGCTGAATTTGCCGAAAATTATATGGCCATTCCAGTTGTAAAAGGAACAAAGACCGAGAGCGAGCGCTTTGCCGGCGCCCTTGAAACTTACTGTATTGAGGCCTTAATGCAAGACGGAAAAGCATTGCAGGCTGGCACTTCACACTTTTTGGGTCAGAATTTTGCGAAGGCATTTGATGTGAAATTTGCGGCCCAAGATGGTTCATTGGATTATGTCTGGGCAACCTCGTGGGGAGTGTCTACACGATTGATGGGTGCTTTGGTTATGACCCACAGTGATGATAACGGTTTGGTGCTGCCTCCAAATTTAGCACCAGATCAAGTGGTGATTGTGCCTATTTACAGAAAAGATGAAGAATTTGATGCCGTAAATGAAGTTGCATTAGATTTGATGAAGAAATTGCGGTCCAAAGGAATTCGTGTTAAATATGACAATCGTGATACGCACAAACCGGGATGGAAATTTAATGAATACGAGTTGAAAGGTGTTCCTGTCCGTATAGCCATTGGTCCAAAAGATGTGGAAAAAGGGACTGTGGAACTTGCGCGAAGAGACACGCTACAAAAAGAGTTTATAGCCAATGAAAATGTTGTAGATAAAGTAATTTCTTTAATGGATGAAATTCAGGAAAATCTTTTTCAAAAAGCGGCTTCATATAGAACTGAGCATACTACTGAAGTTGCTTCGTATGAAGAATTTAAGTCCGTTTTAAATGAAAAAGGAGGCTTTGTGCTGGCCCATTGGGATGGCACTTCCGAAACCGAGGAGCGAATTAAAAATGAAACAAAAGCGACCATTAGATGTATTCCTTTGGAAGGTGATAGTACCTCGGGAACGTGCATTGTTACTGGTAAGCCATCCGAAAGAAAAGTACTTTTCGCAAAGGCATATTAA
- a CDS encoding OmpP1/FadL family transporter → MNKILFFIIAVLTLSALSAQNTTDGLRYSTEQNIGTARFTGLSGAMGSLGGDFSAINVNPAGGAVFLNSNLMFSTNLFDVENEANYFGNSEKSITDDINFNQLGGIFVINNSNGDAAFRKFTIGVNYDVTKNFENEMYIAGTGNTSIGSFFLEQAQGIPLNLLQLQSGETISSLYRYLGETEGTTAQNAFLGYQAFLFDPLEPNDLSNVSYTSNIAAGNFNQEYLYLSQGYNSKFSINLATQVDNNLFFGVNINTYTIDFDQSSFLLETNNNAGSTVNRVGFENNLSVNGAGVSAQIGAIAKVAENFRLGLSFDSPTWYQISEETTQYLESRRLFEGQAITEIVNPRVINVYEDYTLRTPAKVTASAAYVFGQNGLISFDYSYKDYSTIDFSPDQDYFDPFFSDLNNTIENTLTGAASYKAGAEYRINQLSLRGGFHYEETPYKNSEILGELIGFSVGAGYNFGRYTCDIAYSRAEQERSQQLYSVGLTDAANINTIYSNLVFSLGYHF, encoded by the coding sequence ATGAATAAGATACTTTTCTTCATTATAGCTGTATTAACATTGTCTGCTCTAAGCGCCCAAAACACAACAGACGGTCTAAGATACAGTACAGAACAAAATATAGGAACAGCTCGATTTACTGGACTTAGTGGAGCTATGGGTTCTTTGGGCGGTGACTTTTCAGCTATTAATGTCAATCCAGCGGGAGGTGCGGTTTTTTTGAATTCAAACTTGATGTTTTCTACAAATCTATTTGATGTAGAAAACGAAGCCAACTATTTTGGGAATTCTGAGAAAAGCATAACTGATGATATTAATTTTAATCAATTGGGCGGTATTTTTGTAATCAATAATTCAAATGGGGATGCGGCTTTCAGAAAGTTCACTATTGGCGTCAATTATGATGTTACCAAAAATTTTGAAAATGAAATGTATATTGCCGGTACCGGAAATACATCTATTGGGAGCTTCTTTTTGGAACAAGCCCAAGGCATTCCTTTAAATCTTTTGCAGTTACAATCTGGGGAAACCATTTCAAGCCTTTACAGATATTTAGGCGAAACTGAAGGTACAACTGCCCAAAATGCATTTTTAGGCTATCAAGCTTTTCTTTTTGACCCTTTGGAACCCAATGATTTGTCAAACGTTTCCTATACTTCAAATATTGCAGCTGGTAATTTTAACCAAGAATACCTTTATCTTTCACAAGGTTATAACAGCAAATTCTCTATAAACCTGGCCACTCAGGTGGACAATAACCTATTTTTTGGGGTAAACATTAATACGTATACTATAGATTTTGACCAAAGTTCATTTCTTCTCGAAACCAATAACAACGCCGGTTCTACAGTAAACAGGGTTGGTTTTGAAAATAACTTATCTGTTAATGGAGCAGGAGTTTCCGCGCAGATTGGCGCTATTGCGAAGGTTGCTGAAAATTTTCGCCTCGGGCTAAGTTTTGATAGCCCTACGTGGTATCAAATTTCTGAAGAAACTACCCAATATCTTGAAAGCCGACGTCTTTTTGAAGGACAAGCAATCACCGAAATAGTAAACCCAAGAGTAATCAATGTTTATGAAGACTATACTTTGAGAACCCCCGCAAAAGTAACCGCCAGTGCGGCATACGTTTTTGGTCAAAATGGGTTAATAAGTTTTGACTATTCATATAAGGATTATAGCACTATAGATTTTAGCCCTGACCAGGATTATTTTGACCCTTTTTTCAGCGACCTTAATAACACTATAGAAAATACCTTGACCGGGGCAGCTTCTTATAAGGCGGGTGCAGAATATCGTATAAATCAATTGAGCCTTAGGGGTGGTTTTCATTATGAGGAAACTCCTTATAAAAATAGTGAAATATTAGGTGAACTTATTGGATTTTCAGTAGGTGCAGGATACAATTTTGGTCGTTACACCTGTGATATTGCATACTCAAGAGCGGAGCAGGAAAGAAGCCAACAGCTTTATTCCGTAGGGTTAACTGATGCGGCTAATATAAATACCATATATAGTAATTTGGTGTTCTCCCTTGGTTACCATTTTTAA
- the folE gene encoding GTP cyclohydrolase I FolE gives MDLEKQLKEIEAMGNDHIGSSTETPMRPDAFELSDIEKIASIKKDVQNIMHTLGLDLSDDSLKGTPTRVAKMFVQEIFGGLHPDRRPKASTFENKYKYQEMLVEKNITLYSTCEHHLLPIVGKAHIAYISNGTVVGLSKMNRIVDYYAKRPQVQERLTMQIVKELQQVLGTEDVACVIDAKHLCVNSRGIRDIDSSTVTSEFGGAFKNVETRREFLDYIKLDTEF, from the coding sequence ATGGATTTAGAGAAACAACTAAAAGAGATTGAAGCAATGGGGAATGATCACATAGGTAGTTCCACTGAAACGCCTATGCGCCCTGATGCTTTTGAGCTTAGTGATATTGAAAAAATTGCAAGCATCAAAAAAGACGTTCAAAACATTATGCATACTTTAGGACTCGATCTTAGTGATGATAGCTTAAAAGGAACACCTACCCGTGTGGCAAAAATGTTTGTCCAGGAAATTTTTGGTGGGCTTCATCCAGACAGAAGACCCAAAGCCTCTACTTTTGAAAATAAATACAAGTACCAGGAAATGCTGGTAGAAAAAAATATTACCCTCTACTCTACCTGTGAACACCACTTGTTACCCATTGTCGGAAAAGCACATATTGCTTATATCTCTAATGGGACGGTAGTGGGACTTTCAAAAATGAATCGGATTGTAGATTACTACGCTAAAAGACCTCAAGTGCAGGAACGGCTTACAATGCAAATAGTGAAAGAATTACAGCAGGTTTTGGGCACTGAAGACGTAGCTTGTGTTATTGACGCCAAGCACCTTTGCGTCAATTCTCGTGGTATTCGCGATATTGACAGCAGTACCGTAACCAGCGAATTTGGCGGTGCTTTTAAAAACGTTGAAACTCGTAGAGAGTTTTTGGATTACATAAAACTTGATACCGAGTTTTAA